Proteins from a single region of Diorhabda sublineata isolate icDioSubl1.1 chromosome 2, icDioSubl1.1, whole genome shotgun sequence:
- the LOC130452607 gene encoding E3 ubiquitin-protein ligase E3D — protein MAEVYKTVLLEIRPRLQCVNAFIKLCSNRNPIEVVLEHDAILLLINKEITKIGCKNMKIVTNSLSSLRVTVNFLSFRFLTEITHENKGSFKAEFLQNTVASIESLSNKPLLSTNSRYIIQCANCKKSLSNHLQFHRVLPLPSETLDASDWFCHNHGNSGSISLDPKPNDLFYSQCFVHINIECAINLKVSNNVLVCKFCLKWLGKKHNNNTIKLWFNTVMFSNDNTSIASSSLEDCFQVIKNTLKLSLHNASKLILSCQTSRTNTDTLLLWVLEKNLHILFGEECLKDHHVAKVLFKFVKIDDILLKEWHDDSLVSNIDISKPMMVDLLTNLYKCNELFPLEYSKSNDFRVSYLFLSEIFQ, from the coding sequence atggcagaagtGTACAAGACTGTTCTTTTGGAAATTAGACCTCGACTACAATGTGTAAATGCATTTATTAAGTTGTGTTCTAATAGGAATCCCATAGAAGTTGTTCTTGAACATGATGCCATATTGCTATTAATAAATAAGGAAATCACTAAAATTGGTTGCAAGAATATGAAAATAGTGACAAATAGTTTATCTTCATTGAGAGTGACTGTTAATTTTTTAAGTTTCAGATTCTTGACAGAAATAACTCATGAAAACAAAGGTAGTTTTAAGGcagaatttttacaaaacacAGTAGCTAGTATAGAATCGTTAAGTAATAAACCATTATTGTCAACTAATTCACGGTATATTATACAATGTGCTAATTGTAAAAAATCACTTTCAAACCATCTTCAATTTCATCGAGTATTACCATTACCATCAGAAACTTTAGATGCCAGTGATTGGTTCTGTCATAATCATGGGAATTCTGGTAGCATCAGTTTAGACCCAAAACCAAATGACTTATTTTATTCCCAATGTTTTGTACATATTAACATTGAATGTGCAATTAACTTGAAAGTATCAAATAATGTATTGgtttgtaaattttgtttaaaatggtTAGGAAAAAAACATAACAACAACACTATTAAATTATGGTTTAATACAGTGATGTTTTCAAATGACAATACTTCAATTGCCTCATCAAGTTTAGAAGACTGTTTTCAAGTCATAAAAAATACTCTTAAACTTTCTTTACACAACGCATCAAAACTGATCCTGTCTTGCCAGACTTCCCGTACAAATACTGATACTTTATTACTGTGGGTCTTGGAAAAGAACCTTCATATATTATTTGGAGAAGAATGCCTTAAAGATCATCATGTGGCtaaagttttattcaaatttgtcaaaatagaTGATATATTGCTTAAAGAATGGCATGATGATTCTTTGGTTAGTAATATAGACATATCTAAACCTATGATGGTGGATTTGTTGACCAATTTGTATAAATGTAATGAATTATTTCctttagaatattctaaatcCAATGATTTTAGAGtatcttatttatttctatCCGAAATTTTCCAATAA